From Danaus plexippus chromosome 11, MEX_DaPlex, whole genome shotgun sequence, the proteins below share one genomic window:
- the LOC116765541 gene encoding odorant receptor 46a-like: protein MYNTFDTFRPHFEALARAGYFKIVTRQSKTLGMYLHNFYRILIWTAVLIYNLQHIIRALQVRQCTEQLVDTLFILLTTLNSLGKQIAFNVRVDRIDKIISIINDEIFAPKRPYHEHVMKINATSMRRLLFMHHISICFCGFLFIMYPLVNKALNKPVFLSGYFPFNTNDSPAFELTVTFMGLILTLQAYGHVTMDCTIVSFYAQAKTQLHILRYNLEHLNNVLKLKNRKSFYIDEDRKCKKIIHKNFVDCVKHHGEIVWLVKEVESIFGEATIVQLVVMLWVICMTVYKIVGLDILSAEFLTMGTYLCCMMTQLYIYCYYGTQLKVESELVNDSVYQSSWLSLSPAFRRGLLVMMERCKRSIEPRTAYIIPLSMETYISVLRSSYTLFTILDRK, encoded by the exons ATGTACAACACTTTTGACACTTTTAGACCTCATTTTGAAGCATTAGCGAGAGCTggttatttcaaaattgttaCAAGACAATCGAAGACATTGGGAATGTAtttgcataatttttataggatTTTGATATGGACGgctgtattaatttataatttacaacataTTATTCGTGCTTTACAG gtAAGGCAGTGTACTGAGCAACTTGTGGACACTTTGTTTATTCTGTTAACAACTCTAAATTCTCTTGGCAAACAAATAGCTTTTAATGTACGTGTTGATcgcattgataaaattatcagCATCATTAATG ATGAAATTTTCGCACCAAAGAGACCGTACCATGAACACGTGATGAAAATAAACGCAACATCAATGAGACGTCTCCTTTTTATGCATCACATTTCTATATGTTTTTgtggttttttatttatcatgtacCCACTGGTTAACAAAGCGCTGAACAAACCAGTATTTCTCTCAGGATATTTTCCCTTTAATACCAATGATTCGCCCGC attcGAATTAACGGTGACTTTCATGGGGCTTATACTTACACTTCAAGCGTATGGCCATGTGACAATGGATTGCACAATCGTTTCTTTCTATGCACAAGCCAAAACtcaattacatattttgagATACAACTTGGAACatcttaataatgttttaaaactaaaaaatagaaaaagtttttatatcgaCGAAgatagaaaatgtaaaaaaattattcacaaaaattttgttgattGTGTGAAACATCATGGAGAAATTGTTTG GTTAGTAAAAGAGGTTGAATCTATATTTGGTGAAGCAACAATTGTTCAATTGGTTGTTATGTTATGGGTTATATGTATGACCGTGTACAAGATTGTTGGG CTCGACATCTTATCAGCGGAATTCTTAACTATGGGAACTTACCTTTGTTGCATGATGACACAGCTTTATATTTACTGCTACTACGGCACACAATTAAAAGTAGAG AGTGAGTTAGTGAATGACTCAGTGTATCAATCCTCGTGGCTGTCACTGTCTCCGGCCTTCCGACGTGGCTTGCTCGTGATGATGGAGCGATGCAAGCGCAGCATAGAGCCGCGTACAGCCTACATCATACCCTTGTCTATGGAAACGTATATCTca GTGCTGAGATCTTCATACACTCTTTTTACAATTTTGGATCGGAAGTAA